The Amycolatopsis sp. 195334CR genome window below encodes:
- a CDS encoding nitroreductase family deazaflavin-dependent oxidoreductase — protein MLFGDEHVRRYEETDGEEGHDWQKGAPVLILTTKGRKTGQDRKFALIYQEHEGDYVVVASKGGADAHPGWYLNLQDNPEVKVQVKADRFTARARTADEQEKAVLWPKMAAVWPDYDDYQKKTDRPIPVVVLERQS, from the coding sequence ATGCTGTTCGGTGACGAGCACGTCCGCCGGTACGAGGAGACCGACGGGGAAGAAGGGCACGACTGGCAGAAGGGCGCGCCCGTGCTCATCCTCACCACGAAGGGCCGCAAGACCGGGCAGGACCGCAAGTTCGCGCTGATCTACCAGGAGCACGAGGGCGACTACGTGGTGGTCGCGTCCAAGGGCGGCGCCGACGCGCACCCCGGCTGGTACCTGAACCTGCAGGACAACCCCGAGGTCAAGGTGCAGGTCAAGGCGGACAGGTTCACCGCGCGGGCGCGGACCGCCGACGAGCAGGAGAAGGCGGTGCTGTGGCCGAAGATGGCGGCGGTGTGGCCCGACTACGATGACTACCAGAAGAAGACCGACCGGCCGATCCCCGTGGTCGTGCTGGAACGCCAGAGCTGA
- a CDS encoding sugar phosphate isomerase/epimerase: MESRRTFLKLAAGTTVAMGLTSGIAAAEPLHAVPLDHIGIQLYTVRSLMTTDAQGTLDALSAIGYATVGVSGTYGHTPQAFRAMLDKAGLRAVLTHTSWDAMRANAVKEIETARVLGVRYLVVPSLPGSLQTVAGYSLAASEFGKWGVLARSAGLKFLFHNHGVDFKVVDGRVLYDILVEETDPRFVNFELDIYWIYHGGQDPLAYFARYPGRFPVYHVKDMAPNGSFEDVGYGTLDWPKIFRQYEQSGIREYVVEHDQPKVPLESAARSHEYLRTVRF, translated from the coding sequence GTGGAATCACGTCGTACCTTTCTGAAGCTGGCCGCCGGCACGACCGTGGCCATGGGGCTGACCAGCGGGATCGCCGCGGCCGAGCCGTTGCACGCGGTGCCGCTGGACCACATCGGCATCCAGCTGTACACCGTGCGTTCGCTGATGACCACCGACGCGCAGGGCACGCTCGACGCGCTCAGCGCGATCGGGTACGCCACGGTCGGGGTCAGCGGGACCTACGGGCACACCCCGCAGGCGTTCCGCGCGATGCTGGACAAGGCCGGGTTGCGGGCGGTGCTCACGCACACCAGCTGGGACGCCATGCGCGCCAACGCGGTCAAGGAGATCGAGACCGCGCGGGTGCTCGGGGTGCGGTACCTCGTCGTGCCCTCGTTGCCGGGTTCGCTGCAGACGGTCGCCGGGTACAGCCTGGCGGCGTCGGAGTTCGGCAAGTGGGGCGTGCTCGCCCGGAGTGCCGGGCTGAAGTTCCTGTTCCACAACCACGGCGTCGACTTCAAGGTGGTCGACGGCCGGGTGCTCTACGACATCCTGGTCGAGGAAACCGATCCGCGGTTCGTGAACTTCGAGCTCGACATCTACTGGATCTACCACGGCGGGCAGGACCCGCTGGCGTACTTCGCGCGGTACCCGGGCCGGTTCCCGGTCTACCACGTGAAGGACATGGCGCCCAACGGCTCGTTCGAGGACGTCGGGTACGGCACGCTCGACTGGCCGAAGATCTTCCGCCAGTACGAGCAGTCCGGGATCCGGGAGTACGTGGTCGAGCACGACCAGCCGAAGGTGCCGCTGGAGTCAGCGGCGCGCAGTCACGAGTACCTGCGGACCGTCCGCTTCTAG
- the lpdA gene encoding dihydrolipoyl dehydrogenase — MSHFDVVVLGAGPGGYVAAVRAAQLGLKTAIVEEKYWGGVCLNVGCIPSKALLRNAELAHLFHNEAKTFGIQVEGSVSFDFGVAHDRSRQVAEGRVKGVHFLMKKNKITEFSGRGSFTDANTLEVALTDGGTETITFGNAIIAAGATTRLLPGTAVSDRVVTYEEQILTRELPESIIIAGAGAIGVEFAYVLHNYGVQVTIVEFLDRMVPLEDAEVSKELARRYRKLGIEVLTSTRVESIDESGAKVRVTVSKDGKEQTLEADKVLQAIGFQPRVEGYGLENTGVELTERGAIAIDGFCRTNVPNIFAIGDVTAKLMLAHAAESMGIIAAETIGGAETMELDYTMIPRATFCQPQIASFGWTEEQAREKGFDVQVAKFPFTANGKAHGLADPVGFVKILSDGTHGELLGAHMIGPDVTELLPELTLAQQWDLTVHEVARNVHAHPTLSEAVKEAVHGLAGHMINM, encoded by the coding sequence ATGAGTCATTTCGATGTGGTGGTGCTGGGGGCGGGGCCCGGCGGATACGTCGCGGCCGTGCGCGCTGCTCAGCTCGGACTGAAGACGGCGATCGTCGAGGAGAAGTACTGGGGTGGGGTCTGCCTGAACGTGGGCTGCATCCCGTCCAAGGCGCTGTTGCGCAACGCCGAGCTGGCGCACCTGTTCCACAACGAGGCCAAGACCTTCGGCATCCAGGTCGAGGGGTCGGTGAGCTTCGACTTCGGGGTGGCGCACGACCGCAGCCGCCAGGTCGCGGAGGGGCGCGTCAAGGGCGTGCACTTCCTGATGAAGAAGAACAAGATCACCGAGTTCTCCGGCCGCGGCAGCTTCACCGACGCGAACACCCTCGAGGTGGCGCTCACCGACGGCGGTACCGAGACGATCACCTTCGGCAACGCGATCATCGCCGCGGGCGCGACCACGCGGCTGCTGCCGGGGACCGCGGTCAGCGATCGGGTGGTCACCTACGAGGAGCAGATCCTCACGCGTGAGCTGCCGGAGAGCATCATCATCGCCGGGGCCGGCGCGATCGGCGTCGAGTTCGCGTACGTGCTGCACAACTACGGGGTGCAGGTCACCATCGTGGAGTTCCTGGACCGGATGGTGCCGCTGGAGGACGCCGAGGTGTCCAAGGAGCTGGCGCGCCGGTACCGGAAGCTGGGGATCGAGGTGCTCACCTCCACCCGCGTCGAGTCGATCGACGAGTCGGGGGCGAAGGTGCGCGTGACGGTGTCCAAGGACGGCAAGGAGCAGACGCTCGAAGCCGACAAGGTGCTGCAGGCGATCGGGTTCCAGCCGCGGGTCGAGGGCTACGGCCTGGAGAACACCGGCGTGGAGCTGACCGAGCGCGGCGCCATCGCGATCGACGGCTTCTGCCGGACGAACGTGCCGAACATTTTCGCCATCGGGGACGTGACCGCGAAGCTGATGCTGGCGCACGCGGCGGAGTCCATGGGCATCATCGCCGCGGAAACCATCGGTGGTGCGGAAACCATGGAACTCGACTACACGATGATTCCGCGGGCCACGTTCTGCCAGCCGCAGATCGCTTCGTTCGGGTGGACCGAGGAGCAGGCGCGGGAAAAGGGCTTCGACGTGCAGGTGGCGAAGTTCCCGTTCACGGCGAACGGGAAGGCGCACGGGCTGGCGGATCCGGTCGGGTTCGTGAAGATCCTCAGTGACGGCACCCATGGGGAGTTGCTGGGGGCGCACATGATCGGGCCCGATGTGACGGAGTTGCTGCCCGAGTTGACTTTGGCGCAGCAGTGGGATTTGACGGTGCACGAGGTGGCGCGGAATGTGCATGCGCATCCGACGCTTTCGGAAGCGGTGAAGGAAGCTGTGCATGGGTTGGCTGGGCACATGATCAATATGTAG
- a CDS encoding lysophospholipid acyltransferase family protein yields the protein MLRRKNLRWTPLDSGRGPFTLRQAVALTRRFPRRRRGFFYGLAIDVIWPMLVFGTRQSFRGTEHLPASGGVLVASNHLSYADPTTLTAFCLSAGRVPRYLAKADLWRLPLVGSIMSGGGHIPVHRGKPTASGAYRDAVGAVRRGECVAIFPEGGFSKDPEHWPVRGKTGIARIALETGVPVVPVANWGTHELLPQGSAVPRFFRRPRVQLVAGPPVELSDLVGADPTAAVLREATDRIMVAVTTLLGEVRGQTPPVTR from the coding sequence GTGCTGCGCAGGAAGAACCTTCGGTGGACCCCGCTCGATTCCGGGCGGGGTCCCTTCACGCTTCGCCAGGCCGTCGCGCTGACCAGGCGGTTCCCCCGCCGCCGGCGCGGTTTCTTCTACGGGCTGGCGATCGACGTCATCTGGCCGATGCTGGTGTTCGGCACCCGGCAGAGCTTTCGCGGGACCGAGCACCTGCCCGCGTCCGGCGGGGTACTGGTGGCCTCGAACCACCTGTCCTACGCCGACCCGACCACGCTGACCGCGTTCTGCCTGTCGGCCGGCCGGGTGCCCCGGTACCTGGCGAAGGCCGACCTGTGGCGGTTGCCGCTGGTCGGGTCGATCATGTCCGGCGGCGGGCACATCCCGGTCCACCGCGGCAAGCCGACCGCGTCGGGTGCCTACCGCGACGCGGTGGGCGCGGTCCGGCGCGGCGAGTGCGTGGCGATCTTCCCCGAGGGCGGGTTCTCGAAGGACCCGGAGCACTGGCCGGTCCGCGGCAAGACCGGGATCGCCAGGATCGCGCTGGAGACCGGGGTGCCGGTGGTGCCGGTGGCCAACTGGGGGACCCACGAACTGCTGCCGCAGGGCAGCGCGGTGCCGCGGTTCTTCCGCCGGCCCCGGGTGCAGCTGGTGGCCGGGCCGCCGGTCGAGCTGTCCGACCTGGTCGGCGCGGACCCGACGGCGGCGGTGCTGCGGGAGGCCACCGACCGGATCATGGTGGCGGTCACCACCCTCCTCGGTGAAGTCCGCGGCCAGACCCCACCCGTCACCCGATAG
- a CDS encoding GNAT family N-acetyltransferase, whose amino-acid sequence MKVTCLTELTEFEGVCSLFDQVWQPGPGQIPVNPELLRAMSFAGNYVGGAYEDEELIGASVGFFHPPAEAALHSHFTGVTRPGRQVGLALKLHQRAWALDRGADRITWTFDPLVRRNAHFNVNRLGAGVSGYLRDFYGAIEDAVNRGEESDRLHVVWDLHAEPGTPADATAERAAGAVVALSEVDGMPLEGSTDGERLLVGVPESIEELRRADPVAGRAWRQALRTVLGGLLDEGARVTGFDRGGWYVVDRSPTAG is encoded by the coding sequence GTGAAGGTGACCTGTCTGACCGAACTCACCGAGTTCGAAGGTGTCTGCTCGCTGTTCGACCAGGTGTGGCAGCCGGGGCCCGGCCAGATCCCGGTCAACCCGGAACTGCTGCGCGCGATGAGCTTCGCCGGCAACTACGTCGGCGGCGCGTACGAGGACGAAGAGCTGATCGGCGCGTCCGTCGGCTTCTTCCACCCGCCCGCCGAAGCCGCGCTGCACAGCCACTTCACCGGCGTCACGCGGCCCGGCCGCCAGGTGGGCCTGGCGCTGAAGCTGCACCAGCGGGCGTGGGCGCTCGACCGCGGTGCCGACCGGATCACCTGGACCTTCGACCCGCTCGTGCGCCGCAACGCCCATTTCAACGTGAACCGCCTCGGCGCCGGGGTCAGCGGGTACCTGCGTGACTTCTACGGCGCCATCGAAGACGCGGTGAACCGGGGCGAGGAGTCCGACCGGCTGCACGTCGTCTGGGACCTGCACGCGGAACCGGGTACCCCGGCGGACGCCACCGCCGAACGCGCGGCCGGTGCCGTCGTCGCGTTGTCGGAGGTCGACGGCATGCCGCTCGAAGGCAGCACCGACGGCGAACGACTGCTCGTCGGCGTGCCCGAGTCCATCGAGGAGCTCCGGCGCGCCGATCCCGTGGCGGGCCGAGCCTGGCGGCAGGCCCTGCGAACCGTGCTCGGCGGCCTGCTGGACGAAGGCGCGCGGGTCACCGGCTTCGACCGCGGCGGGTGGTACGTGGTGGACCGCTCCCCTACAGCCGGATGA
- the menC gene encoding o-succinylbenzoate synthase: MKVERVELRRIGLPLVGVFRTSFGVERDRDILLVRVEAGGVEGWGECVALPRPVYSSEYLDGAVEVIRRFLLPAVRSLPQHRAHAVEPVFAKVKGHPMAKAALQTALLDAELRAAGTSFAGYLGGVREAVPAGVSVGIMDSIGELLDAVDGFVEQGYQRIKLKIEPGWDVEPVRAVRERFGDILLQVDANTAYTLADARHLARLDPFDLLLLEQPLPEDDLRGHAELARRVRTPICLDESITSAKSAADAIAMGATSVVNIKPGRVGGYLEARRVHDVCAAHGVPVWCGGMLESGIGRAANVALAALPNFTLPGDTSASDRYYARDVTEPFVLENGQVRVPDGPGIGVLPDPDVLAEVTTSVIRL, from the coding sequence ATGAAGGTCGAGCGGGTAGAACTGCGTCGGATTGGGTTGCCGTTGGTGGGGGTGTTCCGCACCTCGTTCGGGGTGGAGCGGGATCGCGACATCTTGCTGGTGCGGGTGGAGGCCGGGGGCGTCGAGGGCTGGGGTGAGTGCGTGGCGCTGCCTCGGCCGGTGTACTCCAGTGAGTACCTCGACGGGGCCGTCGAGGTGATCCGGCGGTTCCTCCTCCCTGCGGTGCGGAGCCTGCCGCAGCACCGGGCGCATGCGGTGGAGCCGGTCTTCGCCAAGGTCAAGGGGCATCCGATGGCCAAGGCGGCGCTGCAAACCGCCCTTCTCGACGCCGAACTGCGGGCGGCGGGTACCTCGTTCGCCGGGTACCTCGGCGGGGTTCGGGAGGCGGTGCCCGCCGGGGTGTCGGTCGGGATCATGGATTCGATCGGTGAGCTGCTCGACGCCGTCGACGGCTTCGTCGAGCAGGGGTACCAGCGCATCAAGCTCAAGATCGAGCCCGGCTGGGACGTCGAGCCGGTGCGGGCGGTGCGCGAGCGGTTCGGCGACATCCTCCTCCAGGTCGACGCCAACACGGCGTACACGCTGGCCGACGCGCGGCACCTCGCGCGGCTCGACCCGTTCGATCTGCTGCTCCTCGAACAACCCCTGCCCGAGGACGACCTTCGCGGCCACGCCGAGCTGGCCCGTCGCGTGCGCACGCCGATCTGCCTCGACGAGTCCATCACCTCCGCGAAGTCGGCCGCCGACGCGATCGCGATGGGGGCGACGTCGGTGGTCAACATCAAGCCCGGCCGCGTCGGGGGTTACCTCGAAGCGCGGCGGGTGCACGACGTCTGCGCGGCGCACGGTGTGCCGGTGTGGTGCGGCGGCATGCTCGAAAGCGGGATCGGACGGGCGGCCAACGTGGCGCTCGCGGCCCTGCCGAACTTCACCCTGCCCGGCGACACCTCCGCCTCGGACCGTTACTACGCAAGGGATGTCACCGAACCGTTCGTGCTGGAGAACGGGCAGGTCCGGGTGCCGGACGGGCCCGGCATCGGCGTCCTTCCCGATCCGGACGTCCTCGCCGAGGTGACCACCAGCGTCATCCGGCTGTAG
- a CDS encoding ThuA domain-containing protein — MRLKSRAKKRWSALAGLLLATAMAAALTAAPAAAQARFAVLVFSKVTNFYHDSIPAGIAAIEKLGAEQDFDVEATDDAAAFTDANLARFDAIIFNNTNSTPEKGDLLNAEQRAAFQRFIQAGGGYTGIHAASASERDWAWYEGLVGAIFSHHPAPQVGRVKVLDRVHPSTKDLPEVWEQTEEWYNWKVNPTGKVHTLAQIKMGDGLPGLDQGLEHPWSWCQNYDGGRSWFTAGGHAKEKFSDPLFLKHLLGGIEWASGAKPGECGATQNKNFQRVPLQTQGLADPFELAVAPDRRVFYIQRTGALKIIDQQTLKVSTALDFQYSSDMTSQSDGLLGLTLDPDFAENNHLYLLYSDKVEKRLNVSRFTVTGNTVDLASEKRLLEVPTFRGEGRANSHMAGSLAMGKDGNLYIATGDNTDPFASDGFSPIDEREGRRAWDAQGTAGNTNDLRGKVLRITPQPDGTYTVPEGNLFPPGTEKTRPEIYVMGMRNPFRITVDPQTNALLVGDYGPDSRSANPNRGPEGTVEFDRITKAGNQGWPFCVGNNTPFNDWDFATNTNKGKFDCGKLVNDSPNNTGLTELPPATPAWMWYAYSASAEFPELGTGGGGPMGGPVYDYNPDNPLVTKFPEYFDGKWLNYELTRKWFKAMSVQQADQTFTDPKFPPVKAGDLNSINGMLGGMSWIQPFEAEFGQDGSLYVIDFGEGSGTGRGGSNEGAGIYRIDYVANGRAPSAKVTPSVDNGRVPLTVNFSSEGTGGGDGEPITYAWDFDGDGTVDSTEPNPTHVYTEPGRFDARLTVTSTTNDLTGVAVAEITPGNTRPEVKVSTPVHGGMFDFGDRIPFTVEVTDREDGRIDCSKVVVQSQLGHDTHLHPMDNVTGCTGTVQTDAGGSHGPGQNLYAALSATYTDAGGRGAPSLVGSAHLTLEPKRKEAEHHEGTGGANGGAQTISNSGASAGKRLGEIEHGDWVAYDPINLKGIGSVTVGAGSGGLGGTIEFRADSPTGQLLGSVSIPNTGGWGNLVSPTVPLTDPGRPVKLHAVFVNPDWAPDKADLLSLDWVQFNGQGTTLPGINAEVAVSATPASGAAPLTVALSAKVAPPAGRTIAEYHWDFGDNTKADGQTASHAYPRKGSYTARLTVVDDTGVTSNGHVVVTVN; from the coding sequence ATGCGGTTGAAGTCCCGTGCGAAAAAAAGGTGGTCGGCACTGGCCGGGCTGCTGCTGGCCACGGCCATGGCGGCGGCGCTGACCGCGGCCCCGGCCGCGGCACAGGCCAGATTCGCGGTACTGGTGTTCTCCAAGGTCACGAACTTCTACCACGACTCGATCCCGGCCGGGATCGCGGCGATCGAGAAGCTCGGGGCCGAACAGGACTTCGACGTCGAAGCCACCGACGACGCCGCCGCGTTCACCGACGCGAACCTCGCCCGGTTCGACGCGATCATCTTCAACAACACCAACTCCACGCCGGAGAAGGGCGATCTGCTCAACGCCGAGCAGCGCGCCGCCTTCCAGCGGTTCATCCAGGCCGGTGGCGGTTACACCGGCATCCACGCGGCTTCGGCCAGCGAGCGCGACTGGGCCTGGTACGAGGGCCTGGTCGGCGCGATCTTCAGCCACCACCCGGCCCCGCAGGTCGGCCGGGTCAAGGTGCTGGACCGGGTGCACCCCTCCACAAAGGACCTTCCGGAGGTCTGGGAGCAGACCGAGGAGTGGTACAACTGGAAGGTCAACCCGACCGGCAAGGTGCACACGCTGGCCCAGATCAAGATGGGCGACGGCCTCCCTGGTCTGGACCAGGGCCTGGAGCACCCGTGGTCGTGGTGCCAGAACTACGACGGCGGCCGCTCCTGGTTCACCGCCGGCGGGCACGCCAAGGAGAAGTTCAGCGATCCGCTGTTCCTCAAGCACCTGCTCGGCGGCATCGAGTGGGCCTCGGGCGCCAAACCCGGTGAGTGCGGGGCCACCCAGAACAAGAACTTCCAGCGGGTGCCGCTGCAGACCCAGGGCCTGGCCGACCCGTTCGAGCTGGCCGTCGCCCCGGACCGCCGGGTGTTCTACATCCAGCGCACCGGCGCGCTGAAGATCATCGACCAGCAGACGCTGAAGGTCAGCACCGCGCTGGACTTCCAGTACAGCTCGGACATGACCAGCCAGTCGGACGGGCTGCTCGGGCTCACGCTGGACCCGGACTTCGCCGAGAACAACCACCTGTACCTGCTCTATTCGGACAAGGTGGAGAAGCGGCTCAACGTCTCCCGCTTCACCGTCACCGGCAACACCGTCGACCTGGCCAGCGAGAAGCGGCTGCTGGAGGTGCCGACCTTCCGCGGTGAGGGCCGGGCCAACTCGCACATGGCCGGTTCGCTGGCGATGGGCAAGGACGGCAACCTCTACATCGCCACCGGCGACAACACCGACCCGTTCGCCTCCGACGGCTTCTCGCCGATCGACGAGCGCGAGGGCCGCCGGGCCTGGGACGCCCAGGGCACCGCGGGCAACACCAACGACCTGCGCGGCAAGGTCCTGCGGATCACCCCGCAGCCGGACGGCACCTACACCGTGCCCGAGGGCAACCTGTTCCCGCCGGGTACCGAGAAGACGCGGCCCGAGATCTACGTGATGGGGATGCGCAACCCGTTCCGGATCACCGTCGACCCGCAGACGAACGCGCTGCTGGTCGGTGACTACGGCCCGGACTCGCGCAGCGCGAACCCGAACCGCGGACCGGAGGGCACGGTCGAGTTCGACCGGATCACGAAGGCGGGCAACCAGGGCTGGCCGTTCTGCGTCGGCAACAACACCCCGTTCAACGACTGGGACTTCGCCACCAACACGAACAAGGGCAAGTTCGACTGCGGCAAGCTGGTCAACGACTCGCCGAACAACACCGGCCTGACCGAATTGCCCCCGGCCACGCCCGCGTGGATGTGGTACGCCTACTCGGCTTCGGCGGAGTTCCCCGAGCTGGGCACCGGCGGTGGCGGCCCGATGGGTGGCCCGGTCTACGACTACAACCCGGACAACCCGCTGGTCACCAAGTTCCCCGAGTACTTCGACGGCAAGTGGCTCAACTACGAGCTGACCCGCAAGTGGTTCAAGGCGATGTCGGTGCAGCAGGCCGATCAGACCTTCACCGACCCGAAGTTCCCCCCGGTCAAGGCCGGTGACCTGAACTCGATCAACGGCATGCTCGGCGGGATGAGCTGGATCCAGCCCTTCGAGGCGGAGTTCGGCCAGGACGGCTCGCTGTACGTGATCGACTTCGGCGAGGGCAGCGGTACCGGTCGCGGTGGCAGCAACGAGGGCGCCGGCATCTACCGGATCGACTACGTGGCGAACGGCCGCGCGCCGTCGGCCAAGGTGACGCCTTCGGTGGACAACGGCCGCGTGCCGCTGACGGTGAACTTCTCCAGCGAGGGCACCGGCGGTGGGGACGGCGAGCCGATCACCTACGCCTGGGACTTCGACGGCGACGGCACGGTCGACTCGACCGAGCCGAACCCGACGCACGTCTACACCGAACCCGGCCGCTTCGACGCCCGGCTCACGGTGACCAGCACGACGAACGACCTCACCGGGGTCGCGGTTGCCGAGATCACGCCCGGCAACACCCGGCCCGAGGTCAAGGTGAGCACGCCGGTGCACGGCGGCATGTTCGACTTCGGGGACAGGATCCCGTTCACCGTCGAGGTCACCGACCGCGAGGACGGCCGGATCGACTGCTCGAAGGTGGTGGTCCAGTCCCAGCTCGGGCACGACACGCACCTGCACCCGATGGACAACGTGACCGGCTGCACCGGCACCGTCCAGACGGACGCGGGCGGCAGCCACGGACCGGGGCAGAACCTGTACGCCGCGCTCAGCGCCACCTACACCGACGCCGGTGGCCGCGGCGCGCCGAGCCTGGTCGGGTCGGCGCACCTGACGCTCGAGCCGAAGCGCAAGGAGGCCGAGCACCACGAGGGCACCGGCGGGGCCAACGGCGGGGCGCAGACGATCAGCAACAGCGGCGCGTCCGCGGGCAAGCGGCTGGGCGAGATCGAGCACGGTGACTGGGTCGCCTACGACCCGATCAACCTCAAGGGCATCGGCTCGGTCACCGTCGGCGCCGGTTCCGGTGGGCTCGGCGGCACCATCGAGTTCCGCGCGGACTCGCCGACCGGGCAGCTGCTCGGCTCGGTGTCCATCCCGAACACCGGTGGCTGGGGCAACCTCGTCTCACCGACCGTGCCGCTGACCGATCCGGGTCGTCCGGTGAAGCTGCACGCGGTCTTCGTGAACCCGGACTGGGCACCGGACAAGGCGGACCTGCTCTCGCTGGACTGGGTGCAGTTCAACGGACAGGGCACGACCCTGCCGGGCATCAACGCCGAAGTGGCGGTGAGCGCGACCCCGGCGTCGGGTGCGGCGCCGCTGACCGTGGCGCTGAGCGCGAAGGTCGCCCCGCCCGCCGGTCGCACGATCGCCGAGTACCACTGGGACTTCGGCGACAACACCAAGGCGGACGGCCAGACCGCGAGCCACGCGTACCCGCGCAAGGGCAGCTACACCGCCCGGCTGACCGTGGTGGACGACACCGGGGTCACCAGCAACGGCCACGTCGTCGTCACCGTCAACTGA
- a CDS encoding MFS transporter codes for MSVLPQPGPPRVLALAQLINSFGDGAFYVTSALYFTRVVGLSATEVGFGLTAGWAAGFLASVPLGALADRRGPKATAVVLALATAAAVGAFVFIGSFVAFVLAACVYASMQCGLSAARQALLAALVDQADRTATRAYLQSSTNAGLAVGAALGGLALYADTRGAYLAVFAMDVAGFLAAALLLLRLPPTPPGPARSKGEPRLAVLRDKPYALVSLLNLVMQLHIPMIGLAIPLWIVERTQAPSWTVSGLLVLNTVSVVLLQVRVARRVTSLTSASRTVRYAGVLLLASCGVFAFSAAGTGPWTAALILLGAAALQVLGEMMQASGAWEISFALAPDGKHGQYQGFFGSGFAVARMIGPLVLTTLVLSGGTLGWLVLGGAFLTAGLAMGPAVRWAAADRPLEADGPQVLVTARR; via the coding sequence ATGAGCGTTCTCCCCCAGCCTGGACCACCTCGCGTGCTCGCGCTCGCCCAGCTGATCAACTCCTTCGGTGACGGCGCCTTCTACGTCACCTCGGCGCTGTACTTCACCCGGGTGGTGGGCCTGTCGGCGACCGAGGTCGGCTTCGGGCTGACCGCGGGCTGGGCGGCGGGGTTCCTGGCGAGCGTGCCGCTGGGCGCGCTCGCCGACCGGCGCGGTCCGAAAGCGACGGCCGTGGTGCTCGCGCTGGCCACCGCCGCCGCGGTCGGCGCGTTCGTCTTCATCGGCTCGTTCGTCGCCTTCGTGCTCGCAGCCTGCGTCTACGCCTCGATGCAATGTGGACTGTCGGCGGCGCGGCAGGCGCTGCTCGCCGCGCTGGTCGACCAGGCCGACCGCACGGCCACGCGGGCCTACCTGCAGTCGAGCACCAACGCCGGGCTCGCGGTCGGCGCCGCGCTCGGCGGGCTGGCGCTCTACGCCGACACGCGCGGCGCGTACCTCGCGGTGTTCGCCATGGACGTCGCCGGGTTCCTCGCCGCCGCGCTGCTGCTCCTCCGGCTGCCCCCGACCCCGCCGGGCCCGGCCAGGAGCAAGGGCGAGCCGCGGCTGGCCGTGCTGCGGGACAAGCCGTACGCCCTGGTGTCGCTGTTGAACCTGGTCATGCAGTTGCACATCCCGATGATCGGGCTGGCGATTCCACTGTGGATAGTCGAGCGCACGCAGGCGCCCAGCTGGACGGTCTCCGGGCTGCTCGTGCTCAACACGGTGAGCGTGGTGCTGCTCCAGGTCCGCGTCGCTCGTCGCGTGACGAGCCTGACCTCGGCGAGCCGCACGGTCCGGTACGCGGGCGTGCTGCTGCTCGCCTCGTGCGGGGTGTTCGCCTTCTCGGCCGCCGGGACCGGCCCGTGGACGGCGGCGCTCATCCTGCTCGGTGCCGCCGCGCTCCAGGTGCTCGGCGAGATGATGCAGGCCTCGGGTGCCTGGGAGATCAGCTTCGCGCTGGCCCCGGACGGCAAGCACGGCCAGTACCAGGGCTTCTTCGGCTCGGGTTTCGCCGTGGCCAGGATGATCGGGCCGCTGGTGCTGACCACGCTCGTGCTCTCCGGCGGCACGCTCGGCTGGCTGGTGCTCGGTGGTGCCTTCCTCACCGCCGGGCTCGCGATGGGCCCGGCGGTGAGGTGGGCTGCCGCCGACCGGCCGCTAGAAGCGGACGGTCCGCAGGTACTCGTGACTGCGCGCCGCTGA